From Platichthys flesus chromosome 19, fPlaFle2.1, whole genome shotgun sequence:
AGAAACAGTTTCCTGTCTGTCACTGAAGCAGAGGAAAAATACCTTTTCCTCCAGTTGCGCATTGTGAAAGCTCAGAAATAGATTTGATCTCAAATACTGTTCTTCAGTGTCTCTTTTTGAAAttgcacataaacacaatcTTCACAATTCTAATGATCACACTATTACTCTAAATGGCTGCACTTATCATGTAAGTAGACTAGTTTTATGATTTACACAGAAATGACATAAACCAgtactaaaaaaagaaaaatgaaaccgTAAAGCGCTCCAATCCTCCTCGCCTGTCAGACCGACCCCACGCACACACTTCAGTGGCAAACTTGGCACAAATAAGCAACAAGGACATTAACGTCCCCCCAAAAATGACTTTACATCAGCAGCTTGGGATTTCTTCAGATGTCCCAAAAACCCAAATGTGAGTTTGTCCTTGAGGGAACAATTATCCAGTTTGCAAAATGGCTGCCAAACAAGGGGACATGTCCAACATGTCTCCGAGAACAACATCCCTTCAGTCAGGCGGTGTCCAATTCATTAATTTAAACccaaattcaaaagaaaaacatttaaatgacgatcaaaaaatgtgttatagtatatctatttatttatattgagtaACACctgacatacaaacacactgacccTGGTGTAACCAACAAAGACTTTAAATAATGTATTCTTGGTGAATGCCTCTCGGTAAAAGAGGTATAGTCTTGCACAATACATATGATTAAGAAAAAGTGGCCAATTGCCTCTTGTGCAAAATCACTGCAACCTGACAATGACGAAATAACGCTTTGACTCCACAGTAGACTAATTACAATTCAGTGTTCAGATTCTTAGTACTTGTGACATCTTTTCAAACACAACGTCTGGCAGGCAGTGTTTTAATTAACCTTTCAGATTACGCCGGACCCTTTGGTGAAGCTGTCATATGTATGCATTGCTTTAAAGGCCGTGTACCTCCTCAGATTGAACAACGACGACCTATAAATTTAAGTTTCCGTGTGGGTGATTATAATTACCCTGGTTTATAAACGTAACCCTTATCACAGCAGGGGGCTCCGCTTGTAAGTCAAATCATAATTTTGGGGATTTCCACATTGCCTCACCTCTGTGCAGATTTCCATAAATCTCCCCTCACAGCTGGAGAGGTCAGAACTGTTCTGGAGAAACTCGCTTCAACACTGAAGAGCGAGGCTGTGTTTCCCACAAAGCGTTGTCTATAATAGATTTCAAACCTTGCACTGAACAAATTAATATGTTCCGATCTTGTGGTTAATTAAAAACCTTCGAGGCAAAGCACTTTAAGCAAAAACTCTAAAGTTTCGATCAACACCGAACCTCTTGATAGAGCTCGATGTGAATGTTCTCTTACAACCAGCTTAATAGAGTTATGGCAACGTTGAAGTTGGCATGAGTAATAAAATGCACACACAACCCCTTCCCACAATCTCTCCACATAcaaacactgcacagatttcTTAAACACGAGTGAGTCATGCCATGCTGATGTGGAGTGGTGTGTGAGGTAGTTAGACAGTGTCCAATTAGTCATGGTCCCCAAGAGGCACATTTTCTAAAGTGAAATAATTTAGATAACAAATATTTCGGAGATAAATACTGAGTTGCAGAACAACTACTTGGCCCATGTTGTAGATTACCCCTCCCTGGATCTGATTGGTTCTCTTCTGATTCCCACTTAAAGGGTTGAAGAGAATTAACCTGAATAATTGGAGACATCGAACATTTGAATTCAAGCACGTCATGAACAAACAGTGCAGGAGCTTAAACTGTGCTTTAACAGTGTCTTTCTTAACAGGGTATATTCGATAAAGGATTTACCTCTCTGTTGAGCCTTTGTATTTTGATTTTGAGTTTTGATTTTTAGCTTGATGCGATGGGTCATACCTCACACTCCCTGGAGCCAGACATTGTGCAAGTGCAGGAACCAGTGCCGTTGCCCAGCACCTCCAATGCTTCCGGTGTGGCAGCAGGGTTGTAGCTCATGTAATACTCTTGGAGCTGGGAGCTCAGGTTCTGCTCCGGCTCTGGACTCTTTTTGCGGCGCTTCCGTCCCACCATGGATCGCTGCTGCAGCAACCTGGTTGCACCGGGGTACCGCCGCCACAACACATAGACAACTGTCAAGATTAGGGACATGGTGAAGAAGAGCGCCACGCTGCCCACCACCACTTTGTGCAGAGTCATGTGCTCCATCTCCGGGGGTGGTGTGTGAGTGGGTCGCGTGAGAGCTACTGAGTCTTTAGGGTCCTTGTTTAAACGCCCTGGAAAAGTAGGATGAGGAATAGGCCGTGGTCTGAATGGTGGCAGAGGACCAAAGGTGTTGCTCGGAGGCATTGGTGCAGAGGTGCCAGTCGGTGAGAAGGTTGGTTCGGCGGTGGCTTCAGAAATGAGCTCTGACATTGGCGAGGGTGTTTCAGTCAGGACGTAATCAGTCTCCTCACAGATGCCGTGGCTCATTGTGGCTTCCATAATCTTCTCTCCCTGCAGATACTTTGGGCTGCTGCATATCATAGTGGTGTCTTTACTGCCCCGGAAATTCCTCAACCAAGCCACAAGGGGGCAGATGCCAGTCGCACAATCCCACATGTTCCCAGCGAGGCTGATGGAGGTCAGTGAGATCCATGCTGTCACGGCCTCCTGAGACACGTTGGACAGCTTGTTGGATTCCAGGTTGAGGACTTGGAGGTTGGGCAAGCAGTGAAACACAGCCGGATCCAGGGTCTGGATTTCATTTCCTGACAGATCAAGTTTCTGCAGAGTGTACCAATTCCACGGGAGGCCCTGGTTAACCACCCTGATGCGGTTCCACTGCAGATACAGGGATCTCAGGTTGGCTAACCTCGGAAACAGAAAAAAGTTGATCCGTGAGAACTGGTTGTGCTCCAGATGCAACTCCATCAGCTTCTGCAGGCCCAGGAAGGTGGTGCGAGTAAGAGCCTTGATTCGATTGTAGCCCAAATCAAGAAACTCCAAACTCCGGCACTCTAGGAATGCTCGGATCGGGATGTTGGAGAGACCATTGGAGCGCAGGTGCAGATTTTGTAGTTTACGTAAGCCATGGAACTGACCTGGCTGCAGGACTTCCAATTTGTTGTAGGACAAGTCCAGACTGCGGAGATTGGGTATTCCATGGAATGTTGAATTGTGTAGTGACGTGATCCTGTTGGAGCTCAGTATCAGCTCCTTAAGCCTGCGGACCCCCTGGAATGCTCGACTGTCAACGGCAGAAACCTGATTGTGGTCCAAGTAAATCCAGAGGAGCTGGCTGAGGTGAGCAAACTGATAGGGCAGCAGGGTGTGCAGGTCATTGTAGCGCAGGGAGAGGCCCTGGCAGCCGACTGAGATGTTTTCTGGAACATCTACGAAGCCAGAGGAATCACAATGGACCGTTTTCCCCTCGCATCGGCAGCTATTGGGGCAGGTGCGCTCACTGAAGCCGAACAGCAGGGGAGcccgcaggaggaggagaagtggaaaGAGAAGGTGTGTCAGTCGTCCATCACACAGCAGTGGACCTATACGAGATAACAAGACAGAGAAACAGGGGTTTACAGAAGATCAAGTCACAATAAGCCGTGGAAATAACCAAAATGCATTATCCtctgtcaaaaataaaaaatatacaatgagTTTCAATAATTGAAAGTGAAGAATAATCTACACTTTGCATAACAGCCTTTTAATTAGTCTGTATGTGATGATAGGTCACAACAAGGGTTTCTGAAAAAGTGTATATTAAGTCATTCCAATGATTTGGCAGCTATTATTTTTGCTAATTATGAGAAAGTACTTTTCTATCAGGGTTAGCAGAACCCCACCAGATTCTGTTTTCAAGGTTTAATATTATGTGCAGCACCATTTTCACTTTGTCAAAGAAGCTATCTGTTCTTCCTGAAAGTGCTGCAGTCCAGGTTCACTTCGTCAAGGCTATATATCAGCttgtgttcagttgtttttctaaTTTGTGTTACATTTAATTAATCATCAAACTCTATGCAGATATCACAGATGCACAAAGCTTCTAGCCTTATCCAAACAGCAATTCATATTCAAAACATCAGTGTCTATGAATTGAAATATCTTCTGATCTGGATCAATGCCAACATTAACttttataaactttataaaTGCAATAAGTGACAATTTACTGATTCTCTCCTAAAGGCTTAAATATGCACATTCAACATGTTCAGGACAAAGCAGTAGGACAGTGATCCTGCAGGCCTATCAGGACCTTAGAGCAGAGAGTTGTTGAATTTCATAGTCAGTCACTTCAAGTATATCACCTCAAATGAAAGATGACAGTCAGCCCTTTGACCTTACAGTCTAGTttgatttcaaatgtttcatgGTGCACTACAGAGCCAGCAGCTTAAAAGATAAGTCAGCGCCCTGATATCTTTTGACTCCACCATATGTCAAGAGGACACATCCCTTGACCCAGGGctctctttttgtttcactCGACCAATGATCAGACTTCGGATATTCACGTCTACGGACAACACTGCTTTCAAACGACCGCTGCCTCTTCTGAAGCATCTGTTTCGCTCTCCTGCTCAGTTTGGTCTTTCGGCTGCTTTGCGGCGAAAAGCCACAGATTTGACAATTAACAATGAAGAGCTACAAAGGCACCGAGGGAGGGAGGTTGCTAATCTTGTTTGGACAGAGTGTGAAGTGCGTGAGAGCATGAATGATAAGCAGCATTGTGTGGATGTATAAAGCTGTATTTGCACCAGGGATGTAATTAGGCGTTTAGTCTAATTGGGGGATATTAAACTTTCTCTGATAATGCGTGCTGCCACAGGTATGGAGTTTTTATTCAATTAATTTCATTGGGAGATAATTTAAAGCATATATTTTTCTATGCTGTCTACATTCATGGATAACTTCATTGTTCAGGCCCTTTGGGAATTCTAACTCAATAAGATATATTTTTCTGAATCAAATTTTACGGCtcatttgactttttctttgAAAAGCAGACTTCAGGCCTTTTCTACAGATGTTATATATGAACAACTAACGGCTTCACCCCCCACGATGGGTTGTCAATCACTATAGTTAGATACCCCTCAAAACCCCTTATCTTAACCTCTACGTAATACATCAGTCATTAAGACAAGTGTTTAACCCCCAAACTGCCCTTTGAAGAATGTCTGAACTTCTTTAATATGTACTCACTGCCAATTTCTAAAATTGAAACCCGACGTTGCAAAAGCAagagcagatacacacacacacaatcacacacacacacacacacacacacacacacacacacacacacacacacacatacacacagtggaTGTTTTGTGTATGGATGAGAAGTTACTGTTTGACTTTGGACAAGGTCTTTAAAATGACAGTGAGGAGACTGACATGAATACCAACAGAAAGGCATCATGTTAGTGGGAGGACGTCCCTGCATACAGAGATGTTTGGTCTCGGAGTGGACGCTGGACAGACGCTGCTAAAGATGCACGGCAGAGGGAAGGACCATACAGATTCATGAATTCACAATGAGAGTTCCTAAATGTGCACATCACGCTCATCGTAATCTACTTATACAGTGAGCATTCAAAATGACAAGTGCTCAGGAAGCTAAAAATAAACAGTGTTGGGTAATGCCTCGTGATAACCATTAATGAGCTTCATTATGCAGCTTGAACAAAtgcaggaggaagagtgagAAATTCCCCTCGTATCTGAGCGCTAACCTGCGAGGGCACGTAGACAGCAGAGCGCTTCGTTAAGCACCCTGACACCAAGACGATTTCATGCTCCGAAAAAAGCCtgcaaacatgttttattattgcCACAGTCAACAGGTTTAATGATTATGCCAAACTTCTTGACAGGCAGGTTTGTTTACCGCCGGGAAATAATGAGGATCTTAATTTACAGGTGATTAAATGTTCTCACGTCGCACATATTCCAAGTGAGGTGTTTTGCTAAAGAGTTAGATGTGACATTAAAATAGTATTTCTCCTTCCTTTCCACATGGATGTGTTGGATTCAACCAGTGAGTAGTAGCATCTGATTTATTCTAATGTCACTACTCCATcgattttaattattatatattttaatgagTTCTACTTCCCAATCGGGTCGTAATGATTCTGATCCAGAGAACACAATAAACGTAGACACAATATTGAATGCAATGCTGTACAATACTCACTGCAGACGAAGCCTCTCATTactaatttaacatttaatcaaCATTGTAAATCATATAAATCAATGTTTTCCTATTTGAAGATAATTAGCTGCACATTTTGGTCCATTCGTGATCCAGGGATTTTCATGATTgcagtatttcattttttgtttaattagCCCAACA
This genomic window contains:
- the lrrtm4l1 gene encoding leucine rich repeat transmembrane neuronal 4 like 1, which gives rise to MGPLLCDGRLTHLLFPLLLLLRAPLLFGFSERTCPNSCRCEGKTVHCDSSGFVDVPENISVGCQGLSLRYNDLHTLLPYQFAHLSQLLWIYLDHNQVSAVDSRAFQGVRRLKELILSSNRITSLHNSTFHGIPNLRSLDLSYNKLEVLQPGQFHGLRKLQNLHLRSNGLSNIPIRAFLECRSLEFLDLGYNRIKALTRTTFLGLQKLMELHLEHNQFSRINFFLFPRLANLRSLYLQWNRIRVVNQGLPWNWYTLQKLDLSGNEIQTLDPAVFHCLPNLQVLNLESNKLSNVSQEAVTAWISLTSISLAGNMWDCATGICPLVAWLRNFRGSKDTTMICSSPKYLQGEKIMEATMSHGICEETDYVLTETPSPMSELISEATAEPTFSPTGTSAPMPPSNTFGPLPPFRPRPIPHPTFPGRLNKDPKDSVALTRPTHTPPPEMEHMTLHKVVVGSVALFFTMSLILTVVYVLWRRYPGATRLLQQRSMVGRKRRKKSPEPEQNLSSQLQEYYMSYNPAATPEALEVLGNGTGSCTCTMSGSRECENEYTCPRPLPGAWLGDVPTIR